A region from the bacterium genome encodes:
- a CDS encoding tetratricopeptide repeat protein — protein sequence MRTHGTRLLVLAVLALGVYWNTFDSPFLFDDLTSVLGNPLIRISEFDLGRLYLAATESWPEKRPVAHLSFALNYYFGGYDVTGYHLVNTLAHIATTFLAYALALGLFRELEALPNERWRLAPERAGGLALAAAALFAAHPIQIQTVTYLYQRSNGFAVMFYLAAFLLYVRGRKSGTPSIRWSLWICGALSWLLALGSKQLAITLPAAILLYEYYFPRDLDTDWLRANALRIALAGAGVAAAILLIFGFDHVVDAVFSMYDEKDFTLGERLLTQLRVVALYVSLLVLPLPSRLNVIHDMPLSQSLFDPISTLTSMLFLLGLAAIGLWSMRRARLVSFCIAWFFLHLALESSFLALDLIYEHRLYLPMCAVVLLPAWALGTIPLSERNATTVALIAVLLLATASVSRNRIWQDHGRLWNDVLAKNPNSAVAQHNIGYQAATQGRFVEAEAHFREAVRIQPRDLRARKDLGLALSAQGKHYEAIEFLSEVVRMKPDYADGHLGLGRAWFDTGRLGDAEKSLRRALELDPANPVTHEHLGATLGGLGKTAEAIAMMERALEIDPLYTPAREGLRALKAGRGRAVPQR from the coding sequence ATGCGCACACACGGAACCCGCCTGCTGGTTCTGGCTGTACTGGCCCTGGGCGTGTACTGGAACACCTTCGACTCGCCGTTTCTGTTCGACGACCTGACCAGCGTGCTGGGCAATCCGCTGATTCGCATCAGTGAATTCGACCTGGGTCGCCTCTATCTGGCCGCCACCGAGAGCTGGCCCGAGAAGCGACCCGTCGCACATCTGAGCTTCGCGCTCAACTACTACTTCGGCGGCTATGACGTCACCGGGTACCACCTCGTGAACACACTGGCCCATATCGCGACCACGTTCCTGGCGTACGCGCTCGCGCTCGGCCTGTTTCGCGAACTGGAAGCCCTGCCGAACGAGCGCTGGCGCCTGGCTCCGGAACGGGCTGGAGGACTCGCACTGGCGGCTGCAGCCCTGTTTGCGGCGCACCCGATCCAGATTCAGACGGTCACCTATCTGTATCAGCGCAGTAATGGTTTCGCGGTGATGTTCTATCTGGCGGCCTTCCTTCTGTACGTGCGGGGGCGCAAGTCCGGCACCCCTTCGATTCGCTGGAGTCTGTGGATCTGCGGCGCGCTGAGCTGGTTGCTGGCCCTGGGCTCCAAGCAACTCGCGATCACCCTACCGGCGGCCATCCTTTTGTACGAGTACTACTTCCCTCGCGACCTGGACACGGACTGGTTGCGCGCGAACGCTCTGCGCATCGCGCTCGCGGGTGCGGGTGTCGCCGCGGCCATCCTTCTGATCTTCGGCTTCGACCACGTCGTGGACGCGGTCTTTTCGATGTATGACGAGAAGGACTTCACGCTGGGCGAGCGACTGCTCACCCAGCTTCGCGTCGTGGCGCTCTACGTAAGCCTGCTGGTGCTTCCCCTGCCCTCGCGGCTGAACGTGATCCACGACATGCCGCTATCGCAGTCCCTCTTCGATCCGATCAGCACCTTGACCTCGATGTTGTTTCTGCTGGGCCTCGCCGCTATCGGCCTCTGGTCGATGCGCCGCGCGCGTCTCGTGTCTTTCTGTATCGCCTGGTTCTTTCTGCATCTGGCACTCGAGTCCTCGTTCCTCGCTCTCGACCTGATCTACGAGCACCGACTCTACTTGCCGATGTGTGCAGTGGTCCTTCTGCCCGCCTGGGCGCTTGGCACCATCCCCTTGTCGGAACGCAATGCAACTACGGTCGCCTTGATCGCGGTCCTGCTACTGGCGACGGCCAGCGTTTCGCGCAACCGGATCTGGCAGGATCACGGCCGGTTGTGGAACGACGTTCTGGCAAAGAACCCGAACAGCGCGGTCGCTCAGCATAACATCGGCTATCAGGCGGCAACACAGGGACGCTTCGTCGAAGCGGAGGCGCACTTCCGCGAAGCGGTGCGCATTCAACCGCGGGACCTGCGCGCGCGCAAAGACCTGGGACTGGCACTGAGCGCCCAGGGCAAACACTATGAAGCCATCGAGTTTCTTTCGGAAGTCGTGCGCATGAAGCCGGATTACGCCGACGGGCATCTCGGCCTGGGACGCGCCTGGTTCGACACGGGCCGGTTGGGGGACGCCGAGAAGAGCCTGCGAAGAGCTCTCGAACTCGACCCCGCCAATCCGGTCACACACGAGCACCTCGGTGCGACACTCGGCGGTCTGGGCAAGACTGCGGAGGCGATTGCGATGATGGAACGCGCCCTGGAAATCGATCCCCTGTACACACCCGCACGGGAGGGTCTGCGCGCCTTGAAGGCCGGACGGGGGAGAGCCGTGCCTCAACGCTAG
- a CDS encoding FAD-dependent oxidoreductase — MDLRNRIAMAPMGVEIVEGDGQVREPTVRYYEERARGGVGLLITENTSACYPRGANTAHEIGLSNDSFLPGLRALTSAVQRHGAKIAVQLAHHGKVARDDMRQGRELLMPSLPREAGPLGPLDLSGEEIGLLMRATGGNPPKFRAATHEDLEGLVADFADAAARAQQAGFDAIELHGAHGYIFSEFLSRATNFREDEYGGSVENRARLLCETLRACKRRVGEDFPIWCRIDAVEFGTPDGIEFGDAQQTAELLESAGADAISVSAYANPLGAGFTEAPIVHREAGYLDFAAGIKRRVSIPTIAVGRIEPEVGDAAIRSGNADVIAMGRKLLADPELANKLSEDRARDIRPCIYCYLCVAQPFFDRTVRCAVNPMAAREAEFAQVLRSPAAEPKRVLVVGGGPAGMEAARIAAIRGHDVILCEQSQELGGTLRFAALVYEPNERLLRWLENQVRSLPIELLLGQKATAESIRELRPDVVLAAPGTIRQRPQIPGADLPHVFDGDDLRALLSGDETPEQSASLSLAGRLAVRAGRASGISRDPSKLRSASRAYMPLGRQIAIVGGGLVGIELAEFLAERDRNVIVLEAGPVMALEMAHPRRWRALHDLRSAGVRLVNSAEVESIDESGVHFRTAEGTEQTPADHVILAAGLAPDSDGIEALRESGVPLVAIGDGRELGYLERAMREGFDAAIDL; from the coding sequence ATGGACCTGCGCAATCGCATCGCGATGGCCCCGATGGGTGTCGAAATCGTCGAAGGCGATGGCCAGGTACGCGAACCGACCGTGCGCTACTACGAAGAACGGGCGCGCGGGGGCGTCGGTCTCCTGATCACCGAGAACACTTCTGCGTGTTATCCGCGCGGCGCGAACACGGCACACGAGATCGGCCTGTCGAATGATTCGTTCTTGCCCGGATTGCGCGCGTTGACCTCGGCCGTTCAGCGCCACGGAGCAAAGATTGCGGTGCAGTTGGCCCACCACGGAAAGGTGGCGCGAGATGATATGCGCCAGGGTCGAGAGTTGTTGATGCCCTCCCTTCCGCGCGAAGCCGGTCCGCTGGGGCCACTCGACCTGAGCGGTGAGGAAATCGGACTCTTGATGCGGGCGACTGGAGGAAATCCGCCGAAATTCCGCGCGGCCACGCACGAGGATCTCGAAGGATTGGTGGCCGACTTCGCAGATGCGGCGGCGCGCGCACAACAAGCGGGTTTCGACGCGATCGAACTCCACGGCGCCCACGGCTATATCTTCTCCGAGTTCCTGTCCCGCGCCACAAACTTCCGGGAAGACGAGTACGGGGGAAGTGTCGAGAACCGCGCGCGGCTTTTGTGCGAGACCCTGCGCGCGTGCAAGCGGCGCGTAGGCGAGGATTTTCCGATCTGGTGTCGGATCGACGCCGTGGAGTTCGGAACGCCGGACGGCATCGAGTTCGGCGACGCCCAGCAAACCGCGGAACTACTGGAGTCCGCCGGTGCGGACGCGATTTCCGTCAGCGCCTACGCCAATCCCCTGGGCGCCGGATTCACCGAGGCTCCGATCGTGCACCGCGAGGCGGGTTATCTCGACTTCGCAGCCGGGATCAAGCGCCGCGTGTCGATTCCCACGATCGCCGTCGGCCGGATCGAACCGGAGGTCGGCGATGCGGCCATTCGGAGCGGAAACGCCGACGTGATTGCCATGGGCCGCAAGCTCCTGGCCGATCCCGAACTCGCAAACAAGCTGAGCGAAGACCGCGCCCGCGATATCCGGCCCTGCATCTACTGCTACCTGTGTGTGGCACAGCCGTTTTTCGACCGCACCGTGCGCTGCGCGGTAAACCCCATGGCGGCACGGGAAGCGGAATTCGCGCAGGTCCTTCGCTCACCGGCCGCCGAGCCGAAACGCGTACTGGTGGTCGGCGGCGGCCCGGCGGGAATGGAGGCCGCGCGCATCGCCGCGATTCGCGGACACGACGTCATACTTTGCGAGCAAAGTCAGGAACTGGGCGGGACGCTGCGCTTCGCCGCCCTGGTGTACGAACCGAACGAGCGCCTGCTTCGCTGGCTGGAGAATCAGGTGCGGAGTCTGCCGATCGAACTCCTGCTGGGCCAGAAGGCGACGGCCGAATCGATTCGCGAACTGCGCCCCGATGTCGTACTGGCTGCGCCGGGAACCATCCGACAACGGCCGCAGATCCCCGGTGCAGACCTGCCTCATGTCTTTGACGGCGACGATCTCCGAGCACTGCTCAGCGGAGATGAGACCCCCGAACAGTCCGCTTCACTGTCACTGGCCGGCCGACTCGCCGTGCGGGCGGGGCGCGCCAGCGGAATCTCCCGCGACCCGAGCAAGCTGCGCAGCGCCTCCCGTGCCTACATGCCTTTGGGCAGGCAAATCGCAATCGTCGGAGGCGGACTGGTCGGCATCGAACTAGCGGAGTTCCTGGCGGAACGCGATCGCAACGTCATCGTCCTCGAAGCGGGCCCCGTGATGGCGCTCGAGATGGCGCATCCGCGTCGCTGGCGCGCACTGCACGATTTGCGAAGCGCCGGGGTCAGACTCGTCAACAGTGCGGAGGTCGAATCGATCGACGAGAGCGGCGTTCACTTCCGCACCGCGGAAGGCACCGAACAGACGCCTGCCGATCACGTGATTCTCGCGGCGGGCCTGGCACCCGATTCCGACGGAATCGAAGCTCTGCGGGAGA